A single region of the Chryseobacterium culicis genome encodes:
- a CDS encoding CocE/NonD family hydrolase — translation MKIHISVLCILFFILGKAQKAEQKDTFVKDNFTKKEFYIPMRDGVKLFTAVYIPKDITNKNKYPFLMQRTCYSIAPYGESEYKTKVGPNTYLMKDKYIFVYQDVRGRYMSEGTFTNMTPQVERKTKKDVDESTDTYDTIEWLLKNVKDNNGKVGQFGTSYPGFYTAVGTLSQHPALVASSPQAPISDFWNDDFLHNGRFMLGYFRTFPVFGVQKTQPEKQAWYMDSFIKQTSEDGLKFYRDMGTLKDAYEKYYKNNFFMTEIMNHPNYDEFWQKRGLLPHLKNINHAVMTVGGWFDAEDLSGPLNIYKTIEKTSPKAKNTIVMGPFSHGGWSQEQGKHFHSETYFGDSIATYYQKNIETKFFNHYLKGNTKEDAGLPEALMYDTGAKEWKEFASYPPKNAQKVNFYLADKTLKKTSGQGYSEYYSDPNNPVLSSDHLKDFNGFTPKNYMSEDQRFAVGRPDVLTFTTDVLTDDITFAGEIMAKLNIASTSTDADFAVKLIDVYPEDFKPAEKKEGVIYGNYHQMVRSEIMPARFRNTKEKGEALVPNQKTAVNFRLQDVVHTFKKGHKIQIQISSTWFPLFAINPQKFMDNPNFANKEDYTKAFIKVYDDSSIEAEVLK, via the coding sequence ATGAAAATCCATATTTCAGTATTATGTATTCTTTTTTTCATTCTTGGAAAAGCTCAGAAAGCGGAACAGAAAGATACTTTCGTTAAAGACAATTTCACCAAGAAAGAATTTTATATTCCAATGCGTGACGGTGTGAAACTTTTTACAGCAGTGTATATCCCGAAAGATATAACAAACAAAAATAAATATCCGTTTCTGATGCAGAGAACCTGCTACAGCATCGCCCCATACGGAGAGAGTGAATATAAAACAAAGGTGGGTCCCAACACTTACCTTATGAAAGACAAATATATTTTCGTGTATCAGGATGTACGCGGAAGATATATGAGTGAAGGTACTTTTACCAATATGACTCCACAGGTAGAGCGTAAAACCAAAAAAGATGTTGACGAAAGTACAGATACGTATGATACCATCGAATGGCTTTTGAAAAATGTTAAAGATAACAATGGTAAAGTAGGCCAGTTTGGAACATCATATCCTGGATTCTATACTGCTGTAGGAACCTTATCACAACACCCTGCTTTGGTAGCTTCTTCACCACAGGCACCTATTTCAGATTTCTGGAATGATGATTTTCTTCACAACGGAAGATTTATGCTGGGGTATTTCAGAACATTCCCAGTTTTTGGTGTTCAGAAAACACAGCCGGAAAAACAGGCATGGTATATGGATTCTTTCATCAAGCAGACTTCTGAAGATGGTTTGAAATTCTACAGAGATATGGGCACGCTGAAAGATGCTTATGAAAAATACTACAAGAATAATTTCTTCATGACAGAAATTATGAACCATCCCAACTACGATGAATTCTGGCAGAAAAGAGGTCTCCTTCCTCACCTGAAGAATATCAACCATGCTGTAATGACCGTTGGCGGATGGTTTGATGCAGAAGATCTTTCCGGCCCTCTGAATATTTATAAGACGATTGAAAAAACAAGTCCTAAAGCCAAAAATACAATTGTAATGGGACCTTTCTCACATGGCGGATGGTCTCAGGAACAGGGAAAACATTTCCACAGTGAAACGTATTTTGGTGACAGCATTGCTACTTATTACCAGAAAAATATTGAAACAAAATTCTTCAACCACTATCTGAAGGGCAACACCAAAGAAGATGCGGGACTTCCTGAAGCACTCATGTATGACACCGGTGCTAAAGAATGGAAAGAATTTGCTTCTTATCCCCCTAAAAATGCACAGAAAGTAAATTTCTATCTGGCAGATAAAACCTTGAAAAAAACTTCAGGGCAAGGATATTCTGAATATTACAGTGATCCAAACAATCCTGTTTTAAGCTCAGATCATTTAAAAGATTTCAACGGCTTCACTCCTAAAAATTATATGTCGGAAGATCAGAGATTTGCAGTAGGAAGACCTGATGTATTAACATTCACAACAGATGTTCTTACTGACGACATTACATTTGCCGGAGAGATCATGGCTAAACTGAATATTGCTTCTACGTCCACAGATGCAGATTTTGCAGTGAAACTGATTGACGTTTATCCTGAAGATTTCAAACCTGCAGAGAAGAAAGAAGGTGTTATCTATGGGAACTATCACCAGATGGTAAGAAGTGAGATTATGCCTGCAAGATTCAGAAATACAAAAGAAAAAGGAGAAGCTTTGGTTCCTAATCAGAAAACAGCTGTTAATTTCAGGCTTCAGGATGTGGTTCATACTTTCAAAAAAGGACATAAAATCCAGATTCAGATCAGCAGTACATGGTTCCCGCTTTTCGCTATCAATCCGCAGAAATTTATGGATAATCCAAATTTTGCCAACAAAGAAGATTATACAAAAGCATTTATTAAAGTATATGACGACAGCTCCATTGAAGCTGAAGTTTTAAAATAA
- a CDS encoding alpha-ketoglutarate-dependent dioxygenase AlkB family protein translates to MSLFEEISDYPLNVLPHDGTVHYYGKVFSTEQSAFYYDYLLNQIPWENDEALIFGKLILTKRKVAWFGEKAFEYTYSKRTKYAKFWTPELLELKKKCEEVSGETYNSCLLNLYHDGSEGMAYHSDGETDLKKHGAIASLTFGAERKFLFKHKTTKEKAEIFLENGSLLIMKGTTQDNWLHRLPPTTKVKTPRVNLTFRTIED, encoded by the coding sequence ATGAGTCTCTTCGAAGAAATATCAGATTATCCACTCAATGTACTTCCACATGATGGTACTGTTCATTATTATGGAAAAGTTTTTTCAACAGAACAATCTGCTTTTTATTATGATTATCTGCTCAATCAGATTCCATGGGAAAACGATGAGGCATTAATCTTTGGAAAATTGATTTTAACCAAAAGAAAAGTAGCCTGGTTTGGAGAAAAAGCTTTTGAATATACCTATTCGAAAAGAACAAAATATGCTAAATTCTGGACTCCGGAATTATTAGAATTAAAAAAGAAGTGTGAAGAAGTTTCAGGGGAAACCTACAATTCATGTCTGCTCAATTTATACCATGACGGAAGTGAAGGAATGGCTTATCACAGCGATGGCGAAACGGACCTGAAAAAACATGGAGCAATTGCCTCTCTGACCTTTGGAGCGGAAAGAAAATTTTTATTCAAGCATAAAACAACCAAAGAAAAGGCAGAAATATTCCTGGAAAACGGAAGTTTATTAATTATGAAAGGAACTACTCAGGACAACTGGCTGCACAGGCTTCCTCCAACCACAAAAGTGAAAACACCAAGAGTAAATCTGACTTTCAGAACGATTGAGGATTAA
- a CDS encoding bifunctional helix-turn-helix domain-containing protein/methylated-DNA--[protein]-cysteine S-methyltransferase produces MSTQSQIDYNRIAKAIEYIQSNFRLQPSLEEVAENIHLSPAHFQKIFTDWAGTSPKKFLQFISLEHAKNLLKEEKASLFDTAYETGFSSTSRLHDLFVKIEGMSPAEYKNGGKSLSIHYSFSESPFGNILVASTEKGICYMAFENDKETALGELKQKFPNASFIEKQDAFQMNALSIFDKDWTKLNTIKLHLKGTDFQLKVWESLLTIPMGKLSTYGSLAEKIGNPKASRAVGTAIGSNPVAFLIPCHRVIQSTGHLGGYRWGSERKQLIVGWEGSHMYS; encoded by the coding sequence ATGTCCACACAAAGTCAGATAGATTATAACAGAATTGCCAAGGCGATAGAATATATCCAGAGCAATTTCAGGCTTCAGCCAAGTTTGGAGGAAGTGGCAGAGAATATTCATTTGAGTCCGGCTCATTTTCAGAAGATATTTACTGATTGGGCAGGAACAAGTCCGAAAAAGTTTTTACAGTTCATCAGTCTTGAACATGCTAAAAACTTATTGAAGGAAGAAAAAGCAAGTTTATTTGATACAGCTTACGAGACAGGATTCTCCAGTACCAGCAGGCTTCATGACCTGTTTGTGAAAATAGAAGGAATGTCTCCGGCAGAATATAAAAACGGCGGAAAAAGCCTCAGTATTCATTACAGTTTTTCTGAAAGTCCTTTCGGAAATATACTGGTAGCTTCTACAGAAAAAGGAATCTGCTACATGGCTTTTGAAAACGATAAAGAAACAGCATTAGGGGAGCTGAAACAGAAGTTCCCCAATGCTTCTTTTATTGAAAAACAGGATGCTTTTCAAATGAATGCGCTGTCCATATTCGATAAAGACTGGACAAAACTCAATACGATAAAATTACACTTAAAAGGAACCGATTTTCAGCTTAAAGTATGGGAAAGTCTATTGACAATTCCAATGGGAAAACTGTCTACTTATGGCAGTCTGGCTGAAAAAATTGGAAACCCTAAAGCTTCCAGAGCGGTGGGAACAGCTATTGGAAGTAATCCTGTTGCGTTTCTTATTCCATGTCACCGTGTTATTCAGTCTACCGGACATCTTGGTGGTTACCGCTGGGGAAGTGAAAGGAAACAGCTGATTGTAGGATGGGAAGGTTCACATATGTATTCCTGA
- the speB gene encoding agmatinase, which translates to MRTYAGIPEENATLENSKVMLVTVPYDGTSTWGKGADKGPELFLNASENMELYDIETQTEPYLQGVYLAGEVSEKSSPEAMTEAVYQKTKELLNNEGKLFTLFGGEHSVSIGSIRAVGEKFENLTVLQFDAHTDLRPDFHGSTSNHACAVFEANQKHNLVQVGIRSMDVEEVEYLPEGRVFFAHEIANNENWINDVLEKVSGNVYITIDLDAFDPSIAPSTGTPEPGGLQWYPTLELLRKVFEKCNVVAFDIVELMDSPMAKPTAFLSAKLYYKMLAYYDIYNNN; encoded by the coding sequence ATGAGAACATACGCAGGAATTCCCGAAGAAAACGCAACGTTAGAGAATTCGAAAGTAATGTTGGTAACTGTTCCTTATGATGGAACTTCAACATGGGGTAAAGGAGCTGATAAAGGTCCGGAATTATTCTTAAACGCTTCTGAAAACATGGAGCTTTATGATATTGAAACTCAAACAGAACCTTACCTACAGGGAGTTTATTTGGCAGGAGAAGTTTCTGAGAAATCCAGCCCGGAAGCAATGACAGAAGCGGTTTATCAGAAAACAAAAGAACTTTTGAACAATGAGGGTAAATTATTCACTCTTTTTGGGGGAGAACACTCTGTTTCTATTGGTTCTATCCGTGCAGTAGGAGAGAAGTTTGAAAACCTTACCGTTCTTCAGTTTGATGCTCACACAGATTTACGTCCTGATTTCCATGGTTCTACATCAAACCACGCTTGTGCTGTTTTTGAAGCGAATCAGAAACATAACTTAGTACAGGTGGGAATCCGTTCTATGGATGTTGAAGAAGTTGAATATTTACCGGAAGGAAGAGTATTCTTTGCTCACGAAATTGCGAACAATGAAAACTGGATCAACGATGTATTGGAAAAAGTATCAGGAAATGTTTATATCACAATTGATTTAGATGCTTTCGATCCTTCTATTGCTCCTTCTACAGGAACTCCGGAGCCAGGTGGGTTACAATGGTATCCAACATTGGAATTATTGAGAAAAGTATTTGAAAAATGTAATGTAGTAGCATTTGATATTGTAGAATTAATGGATTCTCCAATGGCTAAGCCAACGGCTTTCTTATCTGCGAAGTTATATTACAAAATGCTTGCTTACTACGATATTTATAACAACAACTAA